A genomic stretch from Candidatus Sericytochromatia bacterium includes:
- a CDS encoding ABC transporter permease — MNTLGLLTLCRRELRRTFQIINQVVWPPIVSTLLYILIIGISVGGRIETTSGVPYVVFLIPGLVILTVIEASFAESSASLFQHRFMNSIQELLTAPLSAFEIVCGFVSGSVARALLLGNLLLLFLPLFTGRWPAHVMLYLGLMVLVAVLFSAIGLLMGLWAEKWDHIAIPQTFFFTPLIWLGGAFSPLSLLPEAARPLAAFNPMFYLIDGFRYAVLDVAEVPLWQSLGVTVALTALALGAVLELFRRGWKLRV; from the coding sequence ATGAACACCTTGGGCCTGCTCACGCTCTGCCGGCGAGAACTTCGCCGGACCTTCCAGATCATCAACCAGGTGGTCTGGCCCCCTATCGTCTCGACGCTGTTGTATATCCTGATCATCGGGATCTCGGTCGGCGGAAGAATCGAGACCACCAGCGGGGTCCCCTATGTGGTCTTCCTGATCCCAGGTCTGGTGATTCTGACGGTGATCGAGGCCTCCTTTGCGGAGAGCTCCGCCTCGCTCTTTCAACATCGCTTCATGAACAGCATCCAGGAATTGCTGACGGCCCCGCTCTCGGCCTTCGAAATCGTCTGTGGCTTCGTGTCGGGCTCGGTCGCCCGGGCGTTGCTGCTGGGCAACTTGCTCCTGCTGTTTCTTCCGCTCTTCACGGGGCGTTGGCCCGCCCACGTGATGCTCTACTTGGGCCTCATGGTGCTGGTGGCGGTCCTGTTCTCGGCCATCGGCCTGCTGATGGGCCTGTGGGCCGAAAAGTGGGACCATATCGCCATTCCGCAGACCTTTTTCTTCACGCCCCTGATCTGGCTCGGAGGCGCCTTCTCTCCTCTGTCACTGCTGCCTGAGGCCGCCCGACCCCTGGCTGCCTTCAACCCGATGTTTTACCTGATCGACGGGTTTCGCTACGCCGTGTTGGATGTGGCCGAGGTTCCGCTCTGGCAATCGCTCGGTGTGACGGTGGCCCTGACGGCGTTGGCGCTTGGTGCGGTTCTGGAATTGTTCCGGCGCGGCTGGAAACTGCGCGTCTGA
- a CDS encoding ABC transporter ATP-binding protein: protein MNLPSAPASASPTACPPAIAVRGLRKTYGDFTAVDGITFEVQPGDFFAFLGPNGAGKTTTINALVGLARYAEGTIALFGADVQRDFRQARSVVGLAPQEFNFDRYLTVEEILLYQAGYFGVPRSVARERARALLSQFSLWDKRDKDVSKLSGGMKRRLTLARALIHGPRVLILDEPTAGVDLALRLELWDFLRALNAEGMTIFLTTHYLEEAEQLCNRVAIIHQGQLAALDDKRTLLAQLSQDRLELTFATPVALIPAGLDDLHVERLDDGARVVIHQTQPRMLSPILNAFAEEGHELQDVRFARRTLQDIFLELTSRKSS, encoded by the coding sequence ATGAACCTTCCCTCGGCTCCTGCCTCCGCGTCGCCCACCGCTTGCCCGCCGGCCATCGCCGTGCGGGGCCTGCGCAAGACCTATGGCGATTTCACCGCCGTCGACGGCATCACATTCGAGGTTCAGCCCGGAGACTTTTTCGCTTTCCTGGGGCCAAATGGCGCGGGCAAGACCACCACGATCAACGCCTTGGTCGGTCTGGCCCGCTATGCCGAGGGGACGATCGCGCTGTTCGGTGCCGACGTGCAGCGCGATTTTCGCCAGGCCCGTTCGGTGGTCGGCCTGGCGCCGCAGGAGTTCAACTTCGACCGCTACCTGACGGTCGAGGAGATTCTGCTCTACCAGGCCGGCTACTTCGGCGTCCCGCGTTCGGTGGCGCGGGAGCGCGCGCGGGCGCTGCTGAGCCAGTTCTCTCTGTGGGACAAACGTGACAAGGACGTGAGTAAGTTATCCGGGGGCATGAAGCGGCGGCTGACCCTGGCGCGGGCCTTGATCCACGGCCCGCGGGTGCTGATTCTCGATGAACCCACGGCCGGGGTGGACCTGGCCTTGCGCCTTGAACTGTGGGACTTTTTGCGGGCTCTGAACGCCGAGGGCATGACCATCTTTCTGACCACCCACTACCTCGAAGAGGCGGAACAACTGTGCAATCGGGTGGCCATCATCCACCAGGGGCAGCTGGCGGCGCTGGACGACAAGCGGACCCTGTTGGCGCAACTGAGTCAGGACCGTCTGGAACTGACCTTTGCCACCCCTGTGGCGCTGATCCCCGCCGGGCTGGACGATCTCCACGTCGAACGCCTGGACGATGGGGCACGCGTGGTGATTCATCAGACGCAGCCTCGGATGCTCAGCCCGATCCTGAACGCCTTCGCGGAGGAAGGCCACGAATTGCAGGATGTTCGATTTGCGCGGCGCACCCTCCAGGACATCTTTCTGGAACTCACCAGTCGAAAGTCATCATGA